One region of Benincasa hispida cultivar B227 unplaced genomic scaffold, ASM972705v1 Contig513, whole genome shotgun sequence genomic DNA includes:
- the LOC120069601 gene encoding UTP:RNA uridylyltransferase 1, which yields MAGDAGGDGHSPLPSPSNGGEFLLSLLQRPPNRQSHLNLNSHPHLHPPSSLDPAVAAVGPSLTSLPAPWSSSGNDLLYPIPLSPWSHSHQSLSTPIAPNYVGFQQHLQQNPFPLPRNQFGGAQFAATQSSGDQIQGGFGGVDDFKRLGFPGNQDRANGTVAHNFSQHNQLENKLQFGSFSPTQFSRVLVNGNSSSAKDLNREVGFREAIPNGLNRNQGLDSHGNSNFVSYGNSNPNANVHSFRRGECDYSEQERGRVLGENYNFHHQAMVSELSSFMNKPKGGGHLDFGNIGRRDFEHGGNRERPRSSQFGEGSHRLELGAQLHDPVRPSRSDLHSALALNIDERVMNLDSEIVEGRHGDSHQGHGWMRKEVDSTNGNDSQELDNIGEQLADSLLLEDEPDEKSDAKFIRREKDCRGNRLLTHRERISRKHINCRGDIDMLTVPLLRIYESLIPPEEEKEKQTQLLTSLEKLVVNEWPHAHLFLFGSCANSFGVSNSDVDVCLVLRDADIDKSEILLKLAEILQSANFQNVQALTRARVPIIKLKDPVTGVSCDICINNVLAVVNTKLLRDYAQIDVRLQQLAFIVKYWAKSRGVNETYQGTLSSYAYVLMCIHFLQHRDPPILPCLQETKIVTYRKIVDNIECAYFDQVEKLKSYGSDNKESVARLVWGFFHYWAYCHDYANTVVSVRTKNTVSKRAKDWTRRIGKDRHLICIEDPFETSHDLGRVVDKYSIKVLREEFERAATILQTYPNPCEKLFEPFVPS from the exons ATGGCCGGAGACGCCGGTGGCGACGGTCACTCTCCCCTTCCATCACCCTCTAACGGCGGCGAGTTTCTTCTCTCCCTTCTTCAACGACCCCCAAATCGCCAATCGCATCTCAATCTCAATTCTCACCCTCATCTTCACCCTCCTTCCTCCCTTGATCCTGCGGTCGCTGCCGTTGGTCCCTCCCTGACCTCCCTCCCGGCGCCGTGGTCTTCTAGTGGCAACGATCTTCTCTACCCTATTCCTCTTTCTCCTTGGTCCCACTCCCACCAGTCCTTATCTACTCCCATCGCACCTAATTATGTGGGGTTTCAACAACACCTACAGCAGAACCCTTTTCCTCTTCCTCGGAATCAGTTTGGGGGAGCCCAATTCGCGGCGACTCAGAGTTCGGGCGATCAAATTCAAGGCGGTTTTGGGGGTGTTGATGATTTTAAAAGGCTAGGGTTTCCTGGAAACCAAGATAGAGCGAACGGTACTGTTGCTCATAACTTTTCGCAGCATAACCAACTGGAGAACAAGCTTCAGTTCGGGTCTTTTTCTCCTACTCAATTTTCTCGGGTTTTGGTTAATGGGAATAGTAGCTCTGCCAAGGATTTAAACCGCGAAGTGGGCTTTAGGGAGGCAATCCCTAATGGGTTGAATAGAAATCAGGGATTGGATTCTCATGGGAATTCTAACTTTGTATCGTATGGGAATTCGAATCCGAATGCCAATGTTCATTCGTTTCGCCGTGGAGAATGTGATTACTCAGAGCAGGAAAGAGGTCGTGTATTGGGTGAAAACTACAATTTTCATCACCAGGCAATGGTGTCGGAGCTATCTAGTTTCATGAACAAGCCTAAGGGGGGAGGGCACTTGGATTTTGGGAACATTGGAAGGAGAGATTTTGAGCATGGAGGGAATAGAGAGAGACCTCGTTCAAGTCAATTTGGTGAGGGGTCTCACAGGCTTGAACTTGGTGCACAGCTTCATGACCCTGTACGACCTTCTAGGAGTGATCTTCATTCAGCATTAGCATTGAATATTGATGAAAGAGTTATGAATTTGGATTCTGAGATCGTTGAAGGCAGGCACGGAGATAGTCATCAAGGTCATGGTTGGATGAGGAAGGAAGTTGATTCGACTAATGGTAATGACAGCCAGGAACTGGACAACATAGGTGAACAGCTCGCTGATTCCTTGTTGCTTGAGGATGAACCTGATGAGAAAAGCGATGCTAAGTTTATACGTCGTGAGAAG GATTGCAGGGGGAATAGACTACTTACTCACAGAGAAAGGATCTCTagaaaacatataaactgccgAGGCGACATAGATATGTTGACAGTTCCTCTTCTTAGGATTTATGAATCCCTGATCCCTCCtgaggaagaaaaggaaaaacagaCGCAGTTATTGACATCACTAGAGAAATTGGTTGTTAATGAATGGCCTCATGCgcacctttttctttttggatcATGTGCGAACTCCTTTGGAGTTTCAAATAGTGATGTAGATGTTTGTCTTGTGCTTAGAGATGCTGATATTGACAAGTCCGAGATCTTGCTAAAGTTGGCAGAAATTCTGCAGTCAGCTAATTTCCAGAATGTGCAG GCCCTGACTCGTGCAAGGGTTCCTATTATAAAGCTTAAGGATCCAGTGACTGGAGTATCCTGTGACATATGCATAAACAATGTTTTGGCTGTTGTAAATACAAAACTTCTCCGGGACTATGCACAAATAGATGTGAGATTACAACAATTGGCATTTATTGTGAAATATTGGGCCAAGTCTAGAGGAGTAAACGAAACATACCAGGGAACACTTTCTAGCTATGC GTATGTTTTGATGTGCATCCATTTCTTACAACATCGGGACCCTCCTATCCTACCTTGTTTACAG GAAACAAAGATTGTTACTTATCGTAAAATTGTGGATAACATTGAATGTGCTTACTTTGACCAAGTTGAAAAGCTAAAATCTTATGGATCTGATAACAAGGAAAGTGTTGCTCGCCTCGTCTGGGGATTCTTCCATTATTGGGCATATTGTCATGATTATGCCAACACTGTTGTATCTGTTCGTACTAAAAACACTGTCAG CAAGAGAGCGAAAGATTGGACTAGGAGGATTGGGAAAGATCGCCATTTGAtatgcatagaggatccatttGAGACATCTCACGACCTAGGTCGAGTTGTTGATAAGTACAGTATCAAAGTTTTGAGAGAAGAATTTGAACGTGCTGCTACTATTCTACAGACCTATCCAAATCCGTGTGAGAAGCTCTTCGAACCCTTCGTCCCGAGTTAA